TACAAGAAATCGTTAGAGCTGAATCCCGATAATACCAATGCTGCGGAAATGCTAAAAAAAATGGAGAATCAATAAATGGAGAAAAAGAGTCTCTATTCAAGCGAGGTCTATGAGGACTGTTTAAACCGAATCGAGCAGTTGACTCCTGAAACTCAGCCGCAATGGGGCACAATGACCGCTGCCCAGATGCTGGCGCATTGCTCCGAAATCCAGGAAGTTACAAACGGAAAAGAGTTGAAAAACACACCCTTTATCGCTAAACTGTTTCGCGGCATGATTCGGAATATGGTGGTTAATGAGAAACCCTATCCGAAGAACACAAAAACTCATCCGCAGTATTTACAAACCAAGGATTGTGATTTTGCCAATGAGAAAAAGCGCCTGCTGGATGCATTGGCACAATTTGTAGCTGGCAAAGAAAAATCTGAATCGATTGAACATCCACTTTTTGGCAAAATGACGATTGAGGAAAAGGGCTGGGGGATGGTTAAGCACCTCGATCCTCATTTGACCCAGAATGTAATGAGCTTGTTTCGGTTTTTGTGAAAAGCATAGAGACCAAAATAGCCAATATGGAGAAAAGAGAAAGGCGCTGACGGTAAATCGTAATCCCGGACGTCCGGGACATCAATCATATATCGTATATCAAGTTCTGAGCTCAAGAATATACGATTTACGATATGCGATCTCCGATTTGCGATCTTTTAAAAAGGATGCTTAACTTCGCAAATCTAAGATCGTTAATCAAAATTATCCACAACTGCGTTGTCGATAAAACAACATGAGGGCCTAATTCACTAAATTCAAAGCTCTACAAATCGGAGGAACTATGAACACCCGCAACAGATTCCTGGTTATTTTTCTCACACTTTTATTTTCAGTGACACTTGCAAACTCGACTCCCGGTTTCGCTCAGGAAGAAGAAACCAAAGCGGCCGAAGAAGACAGCACAAAAAAGGAGAAGAAAGGCCTGCCTCTGGAGCCGGGCCGCACGCTTGAATTCACCGCCGAGGAAGGCTCGT
This region of candidate division KSB1 bacterium genomic DNA includes:
- a CDS encoding DUF1569 domain-containing protein, with amino-acid sequence MEKKSLYSSEVYEDCLNRIEQLTPETQPQWGTMTAAQMLAHCSEIQEVTNGKELKNTPFIAKLFRGMIRNMVVNEKPYPKNTKTHPQYLQTKDCDFANEKKRLLDALAQFVAGKEKSESIEHPLFGKMTIEEKGWGMVKHLDPHLTQNVMSLFRFL